One Vulcanisaeta thermophila DNA segment encodes these proteins:
- a CDS encoding NADP-dependent isocitrate dehydrogenase — protein sequence MSSKVKIPEDGEPIVIQGGVWKTPNKPIVLYIEGDGIGHDITPVAIEVINKAVEVAYGSSREIKWVRVYAGEDAEKEYGNRFPEETQALITRYRVVLKGPLETPIGGGWRSINVAIRMMLDAYANVRPVKYMPGLESPLKHPERVDMVIIRENTDDLYRGIEWSWDSKEAAKLREFLKREFGVELEDDTGIGIKPMSKFKTQRIARFAIKFAIDNKRRVVTIMHKGNIMKYTEGAFREWAYEVALREFRDYVVTEEEVNKLYGGKVPEGKILINDRIADNMFQQIITRPENYDVILAPNLNGDYISDAAGALIGDIGVLGGANVGDTGGMFEAVHGTAPKYAGKNVANPTGIIRGGELMLRFMGWVEAANLIDRAITEAVNQKKVTQDLARYMGVQPLGTREFGKALMEIMETLKGK from the coding sequence ATGTCCTCTAAGGTCAAGATACCCGAGGATGGAGAGCCCATTGTGATTCAGGGTGGTGTTTGGAAAACACCGAATAAACCCATAGTGCTCTACATAGAGGGTGATGGGATTGGTCATGACATAACTCCAGTGGCCATTGAGGTTATTAATAAGGCGGTGGAGGTGGCCTACGGTAGTTCCAGGGAGATTAAGTGGGTCAGGGTCTACGCGGGTGAGGATGCGGAGAAGGAGTACGGTAATAGGTTCCCAGAGGAGACCCAGGCATTAATCACTAGGTACAGGGTGGTGCTTAAGGGCCCCCTGGAGACCCCAATTGGCGGTGGTTGGAGGTCCATAAACGTGGCCATTAGGATGATGCTTGATGCCTACGCAAACGTGAGGCCCGTTAAGTACATGCCTGGGCTCGAGTCGCCACTCAAGCACCCAGAGAGGGTGGACATGGTCATAATTAGGGAGAACACCGACGACCTCTATAGGGGCATTGAGTGGAGTTGGGATAGTAAGGAGGCCGCAAAGCTCAGGGAGTTCCTCAAGAGGGAGTTTGGGGTTGAGTTGGAGGATGACACGGGCATTGGTATAAAGCCCATGAGTAAGTTCAAGACCCAGAGGATTGCTAGGTTCGCCATTAAGTTCGCCATTGATAATAAGAGGAGGGTGGTCACGATAATGCATAAGGGGAACATCATGAAGTACACCGAGGGTGCCTTCAGGGAGTGGGCATATGAGGTTGCGCTTAGGGAGTTCAGGGACTACGTGGTCACCGAGGAGGAGGTTAATAAACTGTACGGTGGCAAGGTGCCCGAGGGTAAGATACTCATTAATGACAGGATCGCAGACAACATGTTCCAGCAAATAATAACAAGGCCTGAAAACTACGACGTCATACTGGCGCCCAACCTGAATGGGGATTACATAAGCGACGCTGCAGGAGCCTTAATAGGCGATATAGGGGTGTTGGGTGGGGCCAATGTGGGCGATACCGGGGGCATGTTCGAGGCTGTCCACGGCACGGCGCCCAAGTACGCAGGTAAGAATGTGGCCAATCCCACGGGCATTATTAGGGGTGGTGAATTAATGCTTAGGTTCATGGGTTGGGTGGAGGCTGCGAACCTGATTGATAGGGCCATTACCGAGGCCGTTAATCAGAAGAAGGTGACCCAGGACCTGGCCAGGTACATGGGTGTACAGCCCCTTGGCACTAGGGAGTTTGGCAAGGCCCTTATGGAGATAATGGAGACCTTAAAGGGTAAGTGA
- a CDS encoding carbon-nitrogen hydrolase family protein, protein MLRFHLLQYGSKLGDVDYNLDRLIKAMDELCVGDGTDVIVTPELYLPGYMSKDMFFQIAEPIDGKTIGRLVREASKRNCHVITGFAERDPETHVLYNSAVAVGPEGVLAVYRKRHLPSYGVFDEYRYFGIGKGDIPVININGHRVGIAICYDAFYPEVSRVMMLRGAEVHVYISAAPDMSRLHFETFMIARALENVAYTVYVNTVGQYDGLGFFGGSHVVNPLGSVLVKAKYYEEDVKTVEIDPSDIVNYRSHRPILKDLDPTDIELVVRSLEEHLKPRLPRAEEVKGKEAIVVNK, encoded by the coding sequence ATGCTTAGATTCCACCTGCTACAGTATGGTAGTAAGTTGGGGGATGTGGATTACAACCTGGACAGGCTCATTAAGGCAATGGACGAGCTATGCGTGGGTGATGGGACCGATGTCATAGTGACCCCAGAGCTTTACCTCCCTGGCTATATGAGTAAGGATATGTTCTTCCAAATAGCCGAGCCCATTGATGGCAAGACCATAGGCAGGTTGGTTAGGGAGGCTTCTAAGCGTAATTGTCATGTAATAACGGGCTTTGCCGAGAGGGACCCCGAGACCCACGTGCTCTATAACTCGGCAGTTGCGGTGGGTCCCGAGGGGGTGCTCGCGGTTTACAGAAAGAGGCACCTGCCTAGTTACGGCGTGTTTGATGAGTATAGGTACTTTGGTATTGGTAAGGGTGACATACCCGTAATAAACATCAACGGCCACAGGGTGGGCATAGCCATATGCTACGACGCATTCTACCCAGAGGTTTCCAGGGTAATGATGCTAAGGGGTGCCGAGGTTCACGTCTACATAAGCGCAGCCCCAGACATGTCAAGGCTTCACTTCGAGACATTCATGATCGCTAGGGCCTTGGAAAACGTGGCCTACACCGTTTATGTAAACACCGTTGGTCAGTACGACGGCCTCGGCTTCTTCGGGGGTAGTCATGTGGTCAACCCGCTAGGTTCCGTGCTAGTTAAGGCCAAGTACTATGAGGAGGATGTGAAGACCGTGGAGATAGATCCCAGTGACATAGTTAATTACAGGAGTCATAGACCCATACTAAAGGACCTGGATCCAACGGACATAGAGCTGGTGGTTAGGTCATTGGAGGAGCACCTCAAACCCAGGCTGCCCAGGGCTGAGGAGGTTAAGGGTAAGGAGGCCATTGTAGTTAATAAGTGA
- a CDS encoding NAD+ synthase, with product MPRITLEDLIRIDYEYVTRRITDFIRSYIRDAGASGAVIGLSGGVDSSVTAYLLVRALGPESVVGLIMPYRTTPPEDIRDAEYVAGQLGIKYYYIDIGDIRNSFARSIPIFSEEDRISAGNLLPRIRMTLLYYFANRLNMIVVGTGDKSELLIGYFTKYGDGGVDILPIGDLYKTQVRYLGKYLGLPDNIAFKPSSPRLWEDQTAEGELGFKYEDVDVILAALVDYRMTPEQAAEATGKPLDLVRLVWRRVLNTEHKRRTPIVPRVSMRTLGIDWRMPVNKTGLSNP from the coding sequence ATGCCCAGGATAACCCTTGAGGACTTAATCAGGATTGATTATGAGTACGTGACACGTAGGATAACGGACTTCATAAGATCCTACATAAGGGATGCGGGGGCCAGTGGGGCCGTTATTGGGCTCAGTGGTGGTGTGGATTCGAGTGTGACGGCTTACCTACTGGTTAGGGCCCTGGGGCCTGAGTCCGTGGTGGGCCTCATAATGCCCTACAGGACAACACCCCCTGAGGACATTAGGGATGCTGAGTACGTGGCGGGGCAACTGGGTATTAAGTACTACTATATTGATATTGGTGATATTAGGAACTCCTTTGCCAGGTCAATACCCATATTCAGTGAGGAGGATAGGATATCCGCGGGCAACCTACTGCCCAGGATTAGGATGACCCTACTCTACTACTTCGCCAATAGGTTGAACATGATCGTGGTTGGCACTGGGGATAAGAGTGAATTATTGATTGGGTACTTCACGAAGTATGGTGATGGTGGTGTTGATATACTACCAATAGGGGATCTCTACAAGACCCAGGTGAGGTACCTGGGTAAGTACCTGGGGCTCCCCGATAACATAGCCTTCAAGCCCTCAAGCCCAAGGCTCTGGGAGGACCAAACCGCCGAGGGTGAGTTGGGGTTTAAGTATGAGGATGTGGATGTGATACTGGCGGCACTCGTTGATTATAGAATGACGCCGGAGCAGGCCGCTGAGGCCACGGGGAAGCCCCTGGACCTTGTGAGACTGGTTTGGCGTAGGGTGCTGAATACCGAGCACAAGAGGAGGACTCCAATAGTCCCCAGGGTGAGTATGAGGACCTTGGGAATTGATTGGAGAATGCCCGTTAATAAGACTGGGCTTTCAAACCCCTAG
- the moaA gene encoding GTP 3',8-cyclase MoaA has product MLIDGYGRPWLKLRIVVDDTCNYRCIFCHFEGQARFQGSKLSAEDIGFVAEAAMELGVEDFKITGGEPLLRRDIVDVVDAISRLGPKDLSMTTNGYLLDVYAKDLLSHGLMRLNVSLHSLDPRKYKFITGVDALDRVLENLDYVSSLGFKQVKINMVVLRGLNTDEIPMMIRYASKYGFTLQLIELMPMGDGFPIFSRYYDDLSDVITWLNRHGKLLGTRKDLHNRPIYEVDGVRVEIVKNYNNPTFCAGCTTMRLTSDGKLKTCLYKEPVVDLLPYIKARDKEGLKKAMVFANSLRKPNFVEGVSGGLGSVRIRVRLDKLTL; this is encoded by the coding sequence ATGCTTATTGATGGTTATGGAAGGCCCTGGCTAAAGCTCAGGATTGTGGTTGATGATACATGTAATTACAGGTGCATATTCTGTCATTTCGAGGGCCAGGCCAGGTTTCAGGGAAGTAAATTGAGCGCCGAGGACATAGGCTTCGTTGCGGAGGCCGCCATGGAATTGGGGGTTGAGGACTTCAAAATCACAGGTGGGGAACCCCTGCTCAGGAGGGATATTGTGGATGTTGTTGATGCAATAAGTAGGTTAGGGCCCAAGGACCTCTCAATGACAACCAACGGCTACCTACTGGATGTTTACGCAAAGGACTTACTGAGCCATGGCCTAATGAGGCTAAACGTCTCACTCCACTCCCTGGACCCAAGGAAGTACAAGTTCATAACCGGCGTTGACGCCCTGGACAGGGTTCTCGAGAACCTGGACTACGTGAGCAGCCTAGGCTTTAAACAGGTTAAGATCAACATGGTCGTCTTGAGGGGTTTGAATACGGATGAGATACCCATGATGATTAGGTATGCCTCGAAGTACGGCTTCACGTTACAGCTTATCGAGCTCATGCCCATGGGTGATGGGTTCCCAATATTTAGTAGATACTATGATGACCTGAGTGACGTAATAACCTGGTTAAATAGGCATGGTAAGTTGCTGGGTACGCGTAAGGATCTCCATAACAGGCCCATTTACGAGGTTGATGGCGTCAGGGTTGAGATTGTTAAGAATTACAACAACCCCACATTCTGCGCAGGCTGTACCACAATGAGGCTAACCAGTGATGGTAAGTTGAAGACGTGCCTTTATAAGGAGCCCGTGGTGGATCTACTACCGTACATTAAGGCCAGGGATAAGGAGGGGTTGAAGAAGGCCATGGTATTTGCAAACTCCCTCAGGAAGCCCAACTTCGTGGAGGGTGTTTCTGGCGGTCTAGGGAGTGTTAGGATTCGGGTGCGCCTTGATAAGCTCACTCTGTGA
- a CDS encoding DNA topoisomerase IV subunit A, with the protein MAKARDEVLRILEEWGQGPTGSIMKLEEPVLEIPSRTLSNTVWDPERKMLVLGPEKLRRRFLDLKEAKRFMQTMLMLRLIVQAIREGVYPTIRDLYYNGKHTMEFRAEAVGKVIRENTWDEQSESNAVIEDIEVATGILREEMGLSADVKGKVVGPIIVRSKGFEIDATKLGDTALSLPPNPDELDVVKVEANYVLVIEKDAIFQRLNREGFWKRENCLLITAKGMPDRATRRFVRRLNEEYKLPVYVLTDSDPYGWYIYSVYKSGSIKLSYESDRLATPNAKFVGVTASDIKNYSIKDEYVIKATDRDIKRAQELLKYPWFQTDQWKREIELFLRTKKKVEIEALSSHGLRFLHDYLIDKIHGNKFID; encoded by the coding sequence GTGGCAAAGGCGAGGGATGAGGTACTAAGGATACTTGAGGAATGGGGCCAAGGACCCACTGGTAGTATCATGAAACTTGAAGAGCCAGTGCTTGAAATACCATCGAGAACCCTCAGCAACACGGTGTGGGATCCAGAGAGGAAGATGCTTGTCCTAGGGCCCGAGAAGCTTAGGAGGAGGTTCCTGGACCTAAAGGAGGCCAAGAGGTTCATGCAGACAATGCTCATGCTAAGGCTTATCGTGCAGGCCATAAGGGAGGGTGTTTACCCAACCATAAGGGATCTCTACTACAATGGTAAGCACACCATGGAGTTCAGGGCGGAGGCCGTGGGTAAGGTGATTAGGGAGAACACGTGGGATGAGCAGTCAGAGTCCAACGCGGTTATTGAGGATATTGAGGTGGCCACGGGAATACTCAGAGAGGAGATGGGGCTCTCGGCTGATGTTAAGGGTAAGGTTGTGGGCCCCATAATAGTCAGGTCCAAGGGCTTCGAGATAGACGCCACCAAGCTAGGCGATACAGCACTAAGCCTACCACCCAACCCCGACGAGCTGGATGTGGTCAAGGTGGAGGCCAACTACGTGCTGGTCATAGAGAAGGACGCAATATTCCAGAGGCTCAATAGGGAGGGGTTCTGGAAGAGGGAGAATTGCCTATTGATAACTGCCAAGGGTATGCCGGACAGGGCAACCAGGAGGTTTGTTAGGAGGCTCAATGAGGAGTATAAATTACCTGTGTACGTGCTAACGGACTCGGACCCATACGGGTGGTACATATACAGCGTCTACAAGAGCGGGTCCATAAAGCTGAGTTACGAAAGCGATAGACTGGCAACACCCAATGCGAAATTCGTGGGGGTCACGGCTTCGGATATAAAGAATTACAGTATTAAGGATGAGTACGTGATAAAGGCAACGGACAGGGACATCAAGAGGGCCCAGGAATTACTTAAGTACCCATGGTTCCAAACGGACCAGTGGAAGAGGGAAATAGAATTATTCCTAAGGACAAAGAAGAAGGTGGAGATAGAGGCCCTGTCATCACACGGCCTCAGGTTCCTCCATGATTACCTAATCGATAAGATACACGGTAATAAGTTCATAGACTAA
- the argF gene encoding ornithine carbamoyltransferase — protein sequence MVNPKSLRGRDFITLMDYTTEEIKYLLALSRDLKSRYYQGDRYTPILTGRTLLMIFEKPSTRTRVSLDVAATQLGMHVIYSNPQELQLGRGETIADTARVVDRFVDAIAARVYRHETLLELARYAVAPVINALSDQEHPLQALADALTLWEVKGRLEGLKVAFVGDGDNNVAHSLMIIGAKLGWEVRIIAPRKYWPTKLAEELTEETRRTGAQLVISDNTDDVRGVDAVYTDVWVSMGMEAEAQERRQLLRPYQVNAELMARAGKQAVFMHCLPAHRGEEVTDDVIDGPQSIVWDQAENRLHTAKAVLLALLA from the coding sequence ATGGTGAACCCAAAGTCCCTCAGGGGTAGGGACTTCATAACGCTGATGGATTACACAACCGAGGAGATAAAGTACCTACTGGCCTTGTCCAGGGATTTGAAGTCCAGGTATTACCAGGGCGATAGGTATACACCCATACTCACGGGTAGGACGCTGCTCATGATATTCGAGAAGCCCAGCACAAGGACCAGGGTTAGCCTTGACGTTGCCGCCACGCAATTGGGCATGCACGTGATATACTCAAACCCACAGGAGCTTCAGCTTGGGCGTGGCGAGACCATAGCGGATACGGCCAGGGTTGTGGATAGGTTTGTGGATGCCATAGCGGCCAGGGTTTATAGGCACGAGACCCTCCTGGAGCTGGCTAGGTACGCCGTGGCCCCCGTCATCAATGCCCTAAGCGATCAGGAACACCCACTCCAAGCCCTTGCTGATGCGCTCACCCTGTGGGAGGTTAAGGGCAGGTTAGAGGGTTTGAAGGTGGCATTTGTGGGTGATGGGGATAATAATGTGGCCCATAGCCTAATGATAATAGGGGCCAAGTTGGGTTGGGAGGTTAGGATAATAGCGCCAAGGAAGTACTGGCCCACCAAGCTCGCTGAGGAATTGACTGAGGAGACCAGGAGGACAGGGGCTCAGTTGGTGATTAGTGATAATACCGATGATGTGAGGGGTGTGGATGCAGTTTATACGGATGTGTGGGTTAGCATGGGCATGGAGGCTGAGGCCCAGGAGAGGAGGCAGTTGCTGAGGCCGTACCAGGTCAATGCGGAGTTGATGGCCAGGGCTGGTAAGCAAGCGGTCTTTATGCACTGCCTCCCTGCGCATAGGGGTGAGGAGGTCACTGACGATGTTATTGATGGGCCGCAAAGCATTGTTTGGGATCAGGCGGAGAATAGGCTGCACACAGCCAAGGCTGTGTTGCTGGCATTGCTTGCGTAG